CCGCCGTGTCACCCAGGTCGACCAGAAGCTCCGCCTGCCGAACACGGGCGGCTTGTTGCGCGGCCTTCTTCTGCGTGTCCGAGATCGGCAGGGCCGCGATCCAGGCGTCGATGTCGTCTCGAATGCCATTCTGGTTGACATCGGGACCTGCGGTATCGCTGGAACGGTCGAGCAAGGGCAGTTGTCCACTGCGCTCCAGCGCCTGGATCTGCTGGGCGAGGGATGCCGAGGTATCGGATGCCGGGGTTTTGTTGCCCCCGCCGCCGCCTCCTCCTCCCCCACTACTACCGCCACCGCAGGCGCTCAGGCCCAGGAGCAGCAGCGATACCAGGGTGCGGAAGACATTGTGCGAGATCATGGTGAGCATTTTCATGGCGCGAGGGCCTCCAGGCTGGTCGAGATCATGTGGTGCACGCGGCCGTAGGCGGCGCGGGCTTTGTCCATGTAGGTGGGCTCGAAGCCGTGGCCGGTGACATCCCTGAGGCTGAGCGGCAGTGTGATGTTGGCAGCGGGCACGCTGTTGAGCCCGCTCAGCCGCAGGCCGTTGATGACCAGGTCGATGTTGGCCAGGACGTGCTCCCCGCGCAAGGTGGGAGAGGCGGGCGCCACGTGCACGACCTGGGCGAGGGCGTCGGGCTGGATGGATTTGAGGGCATCGTGCGCGCTGTTGGCAAACAGATTGCCTTGCGAATGGGCGACCAGCAGCAGTCGGCTGCCCTCTCGGGTGTGCTGCAACAGGCGCTCCAGGTGTGCATTGCGGTTCTCGTAGGTGGGCGAGTCGGTGAACAGCGTCAGCAGCTTGAGCGTGTCGCGGGCCAGTTGGTTGATCAGGGCGTTGGCCGTGGCATCCAGCCATTGCAGCAAGGCATTGGCACCGTTGCCGAGCAGGGCCACCAGTCGGCCGGTGAGTGACGCCTCCTGCGCTTGGCGGGCCGTGAGCAAGTCCCAGAACACCTCCCATCGGTTGGCGAATACGCCGGCCAGTTCCAGGCTGCGTTGCTCGAACACCTCGGCCACGTCTTCCAGGCACGAGACCTTCCCGTGCCACGCCTCACCGCAGGCGGTCTGGTTGTAGAACCAGTCGTACTTGAGTTGGCCTTGCTTGTATTGCGTGCCGAATTCTTCCCGCAGCCGATCCATGCTGCCCTGCGCCGCATTCCGTGTGTTCGCAACCCCATTGAAAAAGCCGATGACCACGTCCGAGTTCCAGCGCAGGTCCAACGTGGCCATGCACTGCCCGGATGGATCGCAATGCGCGCCCACACGCTGGACCGGGGGCTGGACGCTGGCCTGGGGCCAATGGAAGGTGGCGCGTGTCTTGCCCTGGCGGTCGGTCACGGCCCAGGAACGCGATGCCGGAACGAGCTGGCCGGGGTATGTGGTGCTGAGGACGCGGCCAGGCGGCCCGCCGGGGCCTGGAGGCGCCAGAACGGCGAAGGCCAGCGCCGCATCGCCCATCGGTGCGTGGTTGTAGGCGGCATTGGTCACGGTGGCTTCGATGAGCCGAGGCGAGGCGCGCGAGTTCTTGTCCAGCGGGCCCAGATCCTTGAGCGTCACGGCCGGCTTTTGTTCGCCAATGCAGACGGCTGCGCCTGCATGGGTTCCGATCATCTCGCGCTGCGTCATGGGAGGGGCGCATCCTACGGTCCGCTCCGCATACAGCTGAATCACCGAGAGCTCGTTGCGCTGGATCGGGTATCCCATGGACGTGTCGGTGCACGTCAGGTGGTACTCGTAGTTGCCATTCATCAACCGTTGGGGAAAGGTGTTGCGCTCGAAGTGGCCGGGCTCTGGCGCGATACGGCTGAGTTCGACCAGCCTGCCGGGCGAACAAGTTCGGGTCCGCGAGGTCAACGCTTCGTGCGTGGCCTGGATCCATGCGTCGATCAAGGCGTCCGACGATCGGAAGTTGCGTGGGAGCCGCTGGGTCCAGGTGCCCAGACTGGCCGCGAAACGCCACTCGCCGATGTCGGTGGGCGTGTTGGTGCAGTAGACGCCCCGTGCCTCGAAGCCTTCGCACGGGTCTGAGGCCTCGGCAAACGCAGGAAGCGCCAGCAAGAACCACGCGCACAAGCCCGCCAGCGCACGGCAAAAAATACGGCCATTGGTATCCATATGCCCCCTGCATTCATTGTTTTTTGTGTATGAACGGGCGCATTCTAGGCACTTAAAACCCGTTTTTGGGGGCGATGCCGAAGGTCGCGGGAAACCTGGATGCCTGGGGCCGGGCAGAATCGCCCGATGCCCGAAGCCAGCCCGACCCGCAAGCCCCTCTCTGCGCCGCAGAAGGCCCTGCACAAACTCGGGCTGGTGCGCGATATCGATCTGGCCTTGCACCTGCCGCTGCGCTATGAAGACGAAACCCGCATCGTCACGTTGCGCGGCGCGCGCGATGGGCAGTTGGCGCAGATCGAGGGCACGGTCACGGCCAGCGAGATCGGCCACCGGCCGCGCCGCCAGTTGCTGGTCACCATCGACGACGGCACCGACACCTGCACGCTGCGCTTCTTCACCTTCTATCCCGCGCACCAGAAAACGCTCGCCGTGGGCGCGCAGGTGCGCGTGCGCGGCGAATTGCGCGGTGGCTTCATGGGCTGGACCATGGTGCACCCGGCATTCCACGCGGCGGGTGGTGCGTTGCCCGACGCCCTCACGCCCGTGTATCCGACGAGCGCGCAGCTGCCGCAGGCTTATTTGCGCAAGGCCGTGGCCGGTGGCTTGAGCCGCGCCGACCTGAGCGAGACGCTGCCGCCGGCCCTGCTCGGCGGTTTGCAAGCCGTGGTGCGCGGCGCGTGGACCCTGCGCGATGCCCTGCGCTATTTGCACCACCCGGGTCCGGACGTGTCGCTCGACGCGCTGGAAGACCGCAGCCACCCCGCCTGGCAGCGCCTCAAGGCCGAGGAGCTGCTGGCGCAGCAGCTCTCCCAGTTCACGGCCAAGCAGGAGCGGGCGGCCTTGCGCGCGCCGGTTCTGCGCGCGACGCCCGGCGGGCTGCACGAGCAACTGCTGGGGGCGCTGCCATTTGCGCTCACCGCCGCGCAGCGCCGTGTGGGCGAGGAAATCGCGCGTGACCTGATGCGCCAGGTGCCCATGCACCGCCTGCTGCAGGGCGACGTGGGCTCGGGCAAGACCGTGGTGGCCGCGCTCGCCGCCGCCATTGCCATCGACGCGGGCTGGCAGTGCGCGCTGATGGCGCCCACGGAAATATTGGCCGAGCAGCATTTCGCCAAGCTCATCGGCTGGCTCGAGCCGCTGCTCGCGCCGCGGCGCCAGCGTGTGGCCTGGCTCACCGGCAGTCAGAAGAAGAAGCAACGCGGCGAAATGCTCGCGCTCGTTGCCAGCGGCGAGGCCGCGCTGGTGGTGGGCACACACGCGGTGATCCAGGACCAGGTGCAATTCAAGAACCTGGCGCTGGCCATCATCGACGAGCAACACCGCTTTGGTGTGGCGCAGCGGCTGGCGCTGCGCAGCAAGATGGGGCCTGACATGCCCGAGGGCGAGCCCCATCTGCTGATGATGACGGCGACCCCGATCCCGCGCACACTCGCCATGAGCTACTACGCCGACCTCGACGTCTCCACCATCGACGAACTGCCGCCCGGGCGAACGCCCATCGTCACCAAGGTGGTGGCCGACAGCCGCCGCGCGGAAGTCATCGAGCGCATCCGCAGCCAGATCGCGCAGGGCCGGCAAGTCTACTGGGTCTGTCCGCTGATCGAAGAGAGCGAGGCGATCGACCTTTCCAACGCCACCGCCACGCACGCCGAACTGAGTGCGGCGTTGCCCGGCGTCCTGGTGGGTCTGCTGCATTCGCGCATGCCGGTGGCGGAGAAGAAGGCGGTGATGGCACTTTTCACCGCGGGGCAGATGGGCGTGCTGGTCTCGACCACCGTGATCGAAGTGGGTGTCGACGTGCCCAACGCGTCGTTGATGGTGATCGAACACGCGGAGCGCTTCGGCCTGTCCCAACTGCACCAGCTGCGTGGGCGCGTCGGCCGTGGGGCCGCTGCTTCCGCCTGTGTGCTGATGTACACGCCGCCCGATGGCGGCCGGCTGGGCGAGACCGCCCGCGAGCGCCTGCGGGCCATGGCCGACACCAGCGACGGTTTCGAGATCGCGCGGCGCGACCTGGAGATTCGCGGGCCGGGCGAGTTCCTGGGGGCGCGCCAGTCGGGCTCGCCCTTGCTGCGCTTCGCCGATCTGGCGACCGACACGCATTTGCTCGAATGGGCGCGCGAGGCCGCGCCGGTGATGCTGCGCGACCATCCGCAAGCCGCTGAGAAGCACATCACGCGCTGGTTGGGTGGCAAGGCGGAGTTCCTCAAAGCCTGAGTCTTTGTCTGTGGTGCTCGGCACACCTGCAGCCACTGGCGCAAAATAGCCCGCCATGACGCTGACCGAACTCAAATACATCGTCGCCGTGGCGCGCGAGAAGCACTTCGGCAAGGCCGCCGAAGCCTGCTTCGTCTCGCAACCCACGCTGTCGGTCGCCATCAAGAAGCTGGAAGAAGAGCTGGAACTCAAGATCTTCGAGCGCAACGCCAACGAGATCGCGGTGACACCGCTGGGCGAAGACATCGTGCGCCAGGCGCAGACTGTGCTCGAGCAGGCCGCGGCCATCAAGGAGATCGCCAAGCGCGGCAAGGACCCGCTGGCCGGCCCGCTGCGCCTGGGCGTGATCTACACCATCGGCCCCTATCTATTGCCCGACCTGGTGCGCAACGTCATCGACCGCACGCCGCAGATGCCGCTGATGCTGCAGGAGAACTTCACCACCCGCCTGCTCGAACAACTGCGCCTGGGCGAGATCGACTGCGCCATCCTGGCCGAGCCCTTTCCCGACACCAACCTCGCGATCGCGCCGCTCTACGACGAACCCTTCTTCGCCGCTGTGCCGCACACCCACCCGCTCGCGAAGCAGGACAGCATCACCAACGAGGAACTCAAGCGCGAAACCATGCTGCTGCTGGGCACCGGCCACTGCTTTCGCGACCACGTGCTCGAGGTCTGCCCGGAGTTCGCGCGCTTTTCCAACGACGCCGAGGGCATCCGCAAGAGCTTCGAAGGCTCCTCGCTGGAGACCATCAAGCACATGGTGGCCGCCGGCATGGGCGTGACGCTGGTGCCGCGCCTGTCGGTGCCCTCTTCGGCGCTGGAAGGCGCCAGCGCACCGGGTCAGGACTTCGGCGACTCGTCCTACGTGCGTTACCTGCCCTTTGTGGGCGAAGCGCCCACGCGGCGCGTGGTGCTGGCCTGGCGCCGCAGTTTCACGCGCTACGAGGCCATTGCCGAGCTGCGCAACGCGATCTATGCGTGCGAGCTGCCGGGTGTCAAACGCTTGTCGTAACCTTGCTTCTTTCCGTTCCATCCACAAGGAGTTCTCATGGCCAAACCCAGCGCAAAAGCCGCAGCCCCCTCGATCAACATCGGCATTGCAGAAAAAGACCGCGCCGCCATCGCCAAAGGGCTGTCGCAACTGCTGGCCGACACGTACACGCTGTACCTGACCACGCACAACTTCCACTGGAACGTGACGGGTCCGATGTTCACCTCGCTGCACACCATGTTCATGACGCAGTACACCGAGCTGTGGAACGCAGTCGACCCGGTGGCCGAGCGCATCCGCTCGCTCGGCCATGCGGCGCCGGGGAGCTATGCGCAGTTCGGCAAGCTCAGCTCGGTGCCGGACGCGCCAGCCGCACCCCCGAAGGCGCTGGAGATGGTGCGTATCCTCGTGCAGGGCCACGAGGCCGTGGCGCGCACCGCGCGCCAGCTGTTCCCCGTGGTCGAGAAGGCGGGTGACGAACCTACGGCCGATCTGCTGACCCAGCGCCTGACAGTGCACGAGCAAACGGCCTGGATGCTGCGCTCGCTGCTCGAAGACGCGTGATCGCCGGGCGCCTCTCTCTTTACCTGGACCTGATCCGCTGGAGCCGGCCCGCTGGCTGGCTGCTGCTGCTGTGGCCAACGCTCGCCGCGCTGTGGGTGGCCGTGGGCGGGTTTCCGGGGTGGCATCTGGTGCTCGTGTTCGTGCTCGGCACGGTTCTCATGCGCAGTGCGGGCTGCTGTGTGAACGACGTGGCCGATCGCGAGTTCGACAAACACGTCAAGCGCACCGTGAACCGCCCCGTGACCTCCGGTGCCGTGTCGGTTCGCGAGGCGCTCGTGGTGGGCGCGGTGCTGGCGCTGACCGCGTTCGGCCTCGTGCTCACCACCAACCTGCTGACGGTGCTCCTGTCTTTCGCGGCGCTGGCGATCACCCTGATCTATCCCTACGCGAAACGCTATGTGTCGATGCCGCAGGCAGTGCTCGGCGTGGCGTTCAGCTTCGGCATTCCCATGGCGTTCTCGGCGGCGCAGGCGCACGTGCCGCTGCTGGCCTGGGTGCTGCTGCTGGGCAACCTGTTCTGGGTGCTGGCCTACGACACGGAGTACGCCATGGTGGACCGCGACGACGACTTGAAGATCGGCATGAAGACCTCGGCGATCACCTTGGGCCGGGCCGACGTCATGGCTGTCACCGCGTTCTACGTCGTGTTCCTCGCCATCTGGACCGCAGCGCTCTGGAGCCGGGTCAATCCCTGGGTGTGGGCCGCCATGCTGGTGATGGCGCTGGCGCAAGTCGTCTGGCACTTCCTGCTCATCAGGGATCGCAGCCGCGAAGGCTGTTTCAAGGCCTTCCGGCTCAACCACTGGTTAGGCTTCACTGTGTTTGTGGGCGAGGTGCTGGGGCTGCTGCGCTAAGCCCGCGAGGGCCGCAGGCCCTACTCGAGCTTGGCGCCCGAGGTCTTGATGGCTTCGCCCCAGATCCCGATGTCTTCGCGCAGCTGCGCGGCGAATTCGGCGGGGGTGTTGCACACCACCTGCACGCCCAGGTTTTCCATCTTCGCGACGAAGTTCGGTTCCTTGGCCAGGGCGGCGAGTTCGCTTGCGATGCGGTGGACGATGGTCTTGGGTGTTTGCGCGGGCGCGCTCAGGCCGTTCCAGGTCGCGGACTGAAAGCCCGCATAGCCTGCCTCCGATACCGTGGGCACAGTGGGCAACTGCGGCAGGCGTTTGCTGCTGGAGACCGCGAGCACGCGCACGCGGTTGCCACCCATGTGCGGCAGCACTTCGGGTACGTTGGCGAAATAGGCGGGCATGTGGCCAGCCATCACGTCGGCCAGTGCGGGTGCGCCGCCTTTGTAGGTGATGTGCACCATGTCCAGCTGTGCGCGCTGCGCGAACATCGCCATGGACAGATGGCTCACGCTGCCGTTGCCGGCCGATGCGTACGACACTTTGCCCGGCTGCGCCT
The sequence above is a segment of the Hydrogenophaga sp. BPS33 genome. Coding sequences within it:
- the recG gene encoding ATP-dependent DNA helicase RecG, whose protein sequence is MPEASPTRKPLSAPQKALHKLGLVRDIDLALHLPLRYEDETRIVTLRGARDGQLAQIEGTVTASEIGHRPRRQLLVTIDDGTDTCTLRFFTFYPAHQKTLAVGAQVRVRGELRGGFMGWTMVHPAFHAAGGALPDALTPVYPTSAQLPQAYLRKAVAGGLSRADLSETLPPALLGGLQAVVRGAWTLRDALRYLHHPGPDVSLDALEDRSHPAWQRLKAEELLAQQLSQFTAKQERAALRAPVLRATPGGLHEQLLGALPFALTAAQRRVGEEIARDLMRQVPMHRLLQGDVGSGKTVVAALAAAIAIDAGWQCALMAPTEILAEQHFAKLIGWLEPLLAPRRQRVAWLTGSQKKKQRGEMLALVASGEAALVVGTHAVIQDQVQFKNLALAIIDEQHRFGVAQRLALRSKMGPDMPEGEPHLLMMTATPIPRTLAMSYYADLDVSTIDELPPGRTPIVTKVVADSRRAEVIERIRSQIAQGRQVYWVCPLIEESEAIDLSNATATHAELSAALPGVLVGLLHSRMPVAEKKAVMALFTAGQMGVLVSTTVIEVGVDVPNASLMVIEHAERFGLSQLHQLRGRVGRGAAASACVLMYTPPDGGRLGETARERLRAMADTSDGFEIARRDLEIRGPGEFLGARQSGSPLLRFADLATDTHLLEWAREAAPVMLRDHPQAAEKHITRWLGGKAEFLKA
- a CDS encoding hydrogen peroxide-inducible genes activator; protein product: MTLTELKYIVAVAREKHFGKAAEACFVSQPTLSVAIKKLEEELELKIFERNANEIAVTPLGEDIVRQAQTVLEQAAAIKEIAKRGKDPLAGPLRLGVIYTIGPYLLPDLVRNVIDRTPQMPLMLQENFTTRLLEQLRLGEIDCAILAEPFPDTNLAIAPLYDEPFFAAVPHTHPLAKQDSITNEELKRETMLLLGTGHCFRDHVLEVCPEFARFSNDAEGIRKSFEGSSLETIKHMVAAGMGVTLVPRLSVPSSALEGASAPGQDFGDSSYVRYLPFVGEAPTRRVVLAWRRSFTRYEAIAELRNAIYACELPGVKRLS
- a CDS encoding Dps family protein is translated as MAKPSAKAAAPSINIGIAEKDRAAIAKGLSQLLADTYTLYLTTHNFHWNVTGPMFTSLHTMFMTQYTELWNAVDPVAERIRSLGHAAPGSYAQFGKLSSVPDAPAAPPKALEMVRILVQGHEAVARTARQLFPVVEKAGDEPTADLLTQRLTVHEQTAWMLRSLLEDA
- the ubiA gene encoding 4-hydroxybenzoate octaprenyltransferase, giving the protein MIAGRLSLYLDLIRWSRPAGWLLLLWPTLAALWVAVGGFPGWHLVLVFVLGTVLMRSAGCCVNDVADREFDKHVKRTVNRPVTSGAVSVREALVVGAVLALTAFGLVLTTNLLTVLLSFAALAITLIYPYAKRYVSMPQAVLGVAFSFGIPMAFSAAQAHVPLLAWVLLLGNLFWVLAYDTEYAMVDRDDDLKIGMKTSAITLGRADVMAVTAFYVVFLAIWTAALWSRVNPWVWAAMLVMALAQVVWHFLLIRDRSREGCFKAFRLNHWLGFTVFVGEVLGLLR
- a CDS encoding Bug family tripartite tricarboxylate transporter substrate binding protein, coding for MPSLRAIGTFLVLALLGSIASAQQNWPSKPIRILVPFAAGGNTDSIARVTAESLARKLNTSVIVENRPGANGALAAEAVMRAPADGYTLFMATAPQMAILPQLTKTKYDPLKDFEPISIVASNVFALAVGPSSSAHSLSEFVATAKAQPGKVSYASAGNGSVSHLSMAMFAQRAQLDMVHITYKGGAPALADVMAGHMPAYFANVPEVLPHMGGNRVRVLAVSSSKRLPQLPTVPTVSEAGYAGFQSATWNGLSAPAQTPKTIVHRIASELAALAKEPNFVAKMENLGVQVVCNTPAEFAAQLREDIGIWGEAIKTSGAKLE